The following nucleotide sequence is from Microbulbifer sp. A4B17.
CCAAGGTTAAATTGCACTACAGCAACAGCGCCGAGCTAAAACTGGAGGACGGTGATATCCGTTCCGATGGCACCATCGATCTCACCCCTCTCGCCACCCTGCCCGGCAGCGCCCAACAAAAATTCCCACACCTGGCCAGTTTCAGTGCCTGGCAATTGCCAGGGCAGGTTTCCATTAGTGATCTGGTAACCCAGCAGCTCGCCCTCGCCGCTTACGATGCGGAAGGCAAGTTACTGGATGCGACTGGTGTGCAGATGGCAGGTGCGCTCGATGACCGCTTTTACTACGACGGTGAACTCGGTGCCCGTGTCGGCGAGGAGAGTATCCAACTCGATCTTTGGGCACCCACCGCACGGGCAGTAAAGCTGTACCTGTTTACAGACTCCAGCAGCGATAGCGCCGATCAGGTGGTATCCATGCTGCACGATGAATCTACCGGGGTTTGGAGTGCCGATATCGATAAGCAGTGGGACCGCAGCTTTTACCTCTACGAGGTCGAGGTGTACTCCTACTTCAGCCGCCAGATTGAAACCAACCTGGTCACCGACCCCTACTCCCTGAGTCTCTCCATCAATAGCGGCAAAAGCCAGATCGTCAACCTGGATGACCGGGACCTGAAGCCGCGCGGTTGGGACCGCCTGCGCAAGCCCAAGTTAACCCAGCCGGAAGATATCAGTGTCTACGAGCTACACGTACGCGATTTCAGTATTGCGGATCAAACTGTCCCCGAAGCAGAGCGCGGCACCTTCAAGGCTTTCACCCGCAAGCACAGCGACGGCATGCGCCACCTCAATAAACTGGCCCGCGCCGGCCTCACCCATATCCACCTGCTGCCGGCCTTTGACTTTGCCACAGTCAATGAGGATCGCACGCAGCAGCAGCAAACCCCGGACCTCTCAGACTACGCATCGGACAGCAGCGAGCAGCAGGCCCAGGTAGATTCTGTTCGCGATACCGATGGCTTTAACTGGGGCTACGATCCATTGCACTACACGGTCCCCGAAGGCAGCTATAGCAGCGCTCCCGATGGACCTGCGCGCATTCGCGAATTCCGTCAAATGGTGCAAGGGCTATCCCACTCCGGCCTGCGACTGGTGATGGACGTGGTTTACAACCACACCAGCTCCTATGGCCAATACGATAACTCCGTACTCGATAAAATCGTCCCCGGCTATTACCACCGCCGCAACCTGGAAGGCGGTGTGGAAATGAGCAGCTGCTGCGCAAATACCGCCAGTGAGCACGCCATGATGGAAAAGCTGATGATCGATTCCCTGGTCACCTGGGCCCGGGCCTATAAGGTGGACAGCTTCCGTTTCGATCTGATGGGACACCACAGCCTCGACAATATCCTCAAGGCGCAAGCGGCACTGCAATCACTGACGCCGGCAGCCGATGGTGTCGATGGCAACGCTATCTATTTGTACGGTGAAGGCTGGAATTTTGGCGAGGTGGCTGACGATGCTCGCTTTGTACAGGCCCGCCAGGGCAATATGGCAGGCAGCGGTATCGGCACCTTTAACGATCGCCTGCGCGACTCCGTGCGTGGTGGCAACCCCTTCGGAGGCTTTGAGGAGCAGGGCTTTGGTACCGGCCTGTTCACCGACAGCAACGGTAAGTTTGAGGGAGAAGATGAGCGTGCCACACTGCTAACCCTGGCAGATAAAGTCCGCGTTTCCCTCGCCGGCAACCTGGCAGATTATCCTTTTAAAGATGCCAACGGCAATATCATTACCGGCAGCGAGCTGGTCTATAACGGCCAGCCCACCGGCTATACCGCCGACCCGCAGGAATCCATTAATTATATTGCCGCCCACGACAACGAGACGCTATTCGACGGAGTACAGATCAAAGCCAACGACAGCGCCGAC
It contains:
- the pulA gene encoding pullulanase-type alpha-1,6-glucosidase, whose protein sequence is MPTTKFTGPGTRAGLILGAVFCSIQLPVWASDTPDPTEVNIPGNLQSQLGCDGDWQPGCVATLLRYDSEDDKWQGNFWIPGGNWEYKAALNNSWDENYGWGGQRDGGNISLSLDEAREVKFIYDHESHWITDNHNSVVATVAGNFQSLLGCPGDWQPSCLRSWMQDADGDGTYTFITSALPAGSYEFKVALHEGWEESYGNNGANVNFTVAADYDEIYFAFDSNSKEVTVSSDGFAKGDLSSDKAHWVDTSSFAWDIQVQEGTKVKLHYSNSAELKLEDGDIRSDGTIDLTPLATLPGSAQQKFPHLASFSAWQLPGQVSISDLVTQQLALAAYDAEGKLLDATGVQMAGALDDRFYYDGELGARVGEESIQLDLWAPTARAVKLYLFTDSSSDSADQVVSMLHDESTGVWSADIDKQWDRSFYLYEVEVYSYFSRQIETNLVTDPYSLSLSINSGKSQIVNLDDRDLKPRGWDRLRKPKLTQPEDISVYELHVRDFSIADQTVPEAERGTFKAFTRKHSDGMRHLNKLARAGLTHIHLLPAFDFATVNEDRTQQQQTPDLSDYASDSSEQQAQVDSVRDTDGFNWGYDPLHYTVPEGSYSSAPDGPARIREFRQMVQGLSHSGLRLVMDVVYNHTSSYGQYDNSVLDKIVPGYYHRRNLEGGVEMSSCCANTASEHAMMEKLMIDSLVTWARAYKVDSFRFDLMGHHSLDNILKAQAALQSLTPAADGVDGNAIYLYGEGWNFGEVADDARFVQARQGNMAGSGIGTFNDRLRDSVRGGNPFGGFEEQGFGTGLFTDSNGKFEGEDERATLLTLADKVRVSLAGNLADYPFKDANGNIITGSELVYNGQPTGYTADPQESINYIAAHDNETLFDGVQIKANDSADLAERVRIQAFSNSLVLFAQGVPFIHAGQDFLRSKSMDRDSYNSGDWFNALDFSLATDNWGAGLPIADKNEDNWSLMQPLLANPELAPERRHRLWSSALFREQLAIRNSSPLFRLSDAESVEAHLNFLNTGPDQIPGLIVMELSDSSGGIDRRFERIVVLFNGDDESLEFTSENLIGEYLFKHPRQRRSVDSRLHKVKFDRSSGTFTLPGRTTAVFVQPRRRY